In one window of Chryseobacterium sp. JV274 DNA:
- a CDS encoding glycoside hydrolase family 105 protein, translating into MNFINNTIKAYAVAILGSGMFLACAQTKNITTAKPSTETSKSGKVVPANLKWSERMLLSEMQRFPQAWMLDFSKSPKWTYPSAIVLDGAEKVYAKTGKKEYYDYISGFGEDLIKEDGTILTYDLSKYNIDMLNSGNVLLYLYEKEKKEKYLKALQTLRLQIDGQPRTNEGSFWHKKIYPYQVWLDGLYMGMPFYTHYTKDFTKGADAQKAYDDIVFQFDSVQKNLLDKKTGLLYHAWDESKKEAWANKETGLSQNFWGRAMGWYGMAMVDVLDYLPKDHPGRAKLISYIQSYTDAVIKVQDKKSGLWYQVLDKPLEKGNYEEATASAMFVYTIIKSVNEGYLPKSYKAAAKKGYDGIIKNLITVDENGVVNLNKCCAVAGLGGKPYRDGSYEYYVNEEVRSNDGKGTGPFILASLEFEK; encoded by the coding sequence ATGAATTTCATTAATAATACAATAAAAGCATACGCTGTGGCCATTCTAGGTTCAGGAATGTTCCTGGCCTGTGCTCAGACCAAAAATATAACCACAGCAAAACCTTCAACAGAAACTTCAAAATCAGGAAAAGTAGTTCCTGCCAATTTGAAATGGTCAGAAAGAATGCTGCTTTCCGAAATGCAGAGATTCCCACAAGCCTGGATGCTTGATTTCAGTAAAAGCCCCAAATGGACCTACCCCTCAGCGATTGTTTTGGACGGAGCAGAAAAAGTATATGCAAAAACAGGCAAAAAAGAATATTACGACTATATCAGCGGTTTCGGTGAAGACCTTATTAAAGAAGACGGTACAATTCTTACCTACGACCTTTCCAAGTATAATATTGATATGCTTAACAGCGGAAATGTTCTTCTTTACCTTTATGAAAAAGAGAAAAAAGAGAAATACCTGAAGGCACTTCAAACTTTACGTTTACAAATCGACGGGCAGCCAAGAACCAATGAAGGATCTTTCTGGCATAAAAAAATCTATCCTTACCAGGTTTGGCTGGATGGACTTTATATGGGAATGCCTTTCTACACCCATTATACAAAAGATTTCACTAAAGGAGCAGATGCTCAGAAAGCGTATGATGATATTGTTTTCCAATTTGATTCTGTTCAGAAAAATCTTTTAGACAAAAAAACAGGACTTCTTTATCACGCCTGGGATGAAAGTAAAAAAGAAGCCTGGGCAAATAAAGAAACCGGGCTTTCGCAAAATTTCTGGGGAAGAGCAATGGGCTGGTACGGAATGGCCATGGTAGATGTGTTGGATTATTTACCTAAAGACCATCCGGGAAGAGCAAAATTAATTTCTTATATACAATCTTATACAGATGCTGTCATTAAAGTTCAGGATAAAAAATCCGGCCTTTGGTACCAGGTCTTAGACAAGCCTTTGGAAAAAGGGAATTATGAAGAAGCAACAGCATCAGCAATGTTCGTTTATACGATCATTAAATCGGTTAACGAAGGTTATCTTCCAAAATCATACAAAGCTGCTGCAAAAAAAGGGTACGACGGAATTATCAAAAATTTAATCACAGTTGATGAAAACGGAGTGGTCAATTTAAATAAATGCTGTGCAGTTGCCGGATTAGGAGGGAAACCATACAGAGACGGCTCTTACGAATATTATGTAAACGAAGAAGTTCGTTCAAACGATGGAAAAGGAACAGGACCATTCATTTTGGCAAGTTTAGAGTTTGAAAAATAA
- a CDS encoding glycoside hydrolase 43 family protein: protein MKTKILNIAAITLFSVASTYLNAQEKHYVSEVWTADQGKNYRNPVLYADYSDPDAIRVGEDYYMTASSFNEAPGLPILHSKDMVNWKLVNYALPDVLPNDHFSTPKRGDGVWAPSIRFHKGEFYIYWGDPDFGIYMVKTKDPLGTWEKPVLVMEGKGLIDSCPFWDEDGNAYLVHGWAGSRAGVKSILTLNKMNPEGTKVLDKGIHVFDGHDAHPTVEGPKMYKRNGYYYIFAPAGGVATGWQLVLRSKNIYGPYEEKIVLEQGSTKINGPHQGAWVDTPSGEDWFYHFQDVDAGGRVVHLQPMKWEKDWPFIGTDNNKNGIGEPVLTYKKPNVGQSYPVATPPETDEFDSEKLGIQWQWSANENIVWSSKLPGQKFLRLFSIKVPEGEKNLWNVPNLLTQKFPAPNFAASTKVKLTPEDAKEGKTAGLLVMGLDHESIVITNKPDGFYLQLRRAEKADKGGEEKVLFETKLKGNEAYLKVNVSEPNGLCQFSYSENGKKFTKAGDIFQAKPGKWIGAKVGLYSVSTTKAPRGGYADFDWFRITKN from the coding sequence ATGAAGACAAAAATTTTAAATATAGCAGCAATCACATTATTTTCAGTTGCTTCAACATACCTCAACGCACAGGAAAAACACTATGTTTCCGAAGTCTGGACTGCCGATCAGGGAAAAAATTACAGAAATCCTGTCTTATACGCAGATTATTCTGATCCGGACGCTATTCGTGTGGGTGAAGATTATTATATGACCGCTTCGAGTTTCAATGAAGCTCCGGGGCTGCCCATTCTTCATTCAAAAGATATGGTGAACTGGAAACTGGTGAATTATGCACTTCCTGATGTTCTTCCAAACGACCATTTTTCCACACCAAAAAGAGGCGACGGAGTTTGGGCACCAAGCATCAGATTCCATAAAGGAGAGTTCTACATTTATTGGGGCGATCCCGATTTCGGAATTTATATGGTGAAAACTAAAGATCCGCTGGGAACTTGGGAGAAGCCTGTTTTGGTAATGGAAGGAAAAGGGTTAATCGACTCTTGTCCGTTTTGGGACGAGGATGGAAACGCTTATTTAGTCCATGGTTGGGCGGGAAGCCGAGCCGGAGTAAAAAGTATTCTGACGCTTAATAAAATGAATCCTGAAGGAACAAAAGTCCTGGATAAAGGTATTCATGTTTTCGATGGCCACGATGCACATCCAACCGTGGAAGGTCCGAAAATGTATAAAAGAAACGGATATTATTACATTTTTGCTCCCGCAGGCGGTGTTGCAACCGGTTGGCAATTGGTATTAAGATCAAAAAATATTTATGGTCCTTACGAAGAAAAAATAGTGCTGGAACAAGGATCCACAAAAATCAACGGACCTCATCAGGGAGCCTGGGTAGATACCCCTTCAGGGGAAGACTGGTTCTACCATTTCCAGGATGTGGATGCGGGCGGAAGAGTTGTTCATTTACAACCAATGAAATGGGAAAAAGACTGGCCATTTATTGGAACTGATAATAATAAAAACGGAATCGGAGAACCGGTTTTAACGTATAAAAAACCAAACGTGGGGCAATCCTACCCTGTCGCTACACCTCCTGAAACAGATGAATTTGATAGTGAAAAATTAGGAATTCAATGGCAATGGAGTGCCAACGAAAATATCGTCTGGTCATCCAAACTCCCGGGACAAAAATTTTTAAGATTATTTTCTATAAAAGTTCCTGAAGGTGAAAAAAATCTATGGAACGTTCCGAATCTGTTAACTCAAAAATTCCCGGCTCCGAATTTTGCAGCTTCTACCAAAGTTAAATTGACTCCCGAAGATGCTAAAGAAGGAAAAACTGCAGGTTTATTAGTGATGGGGTTAGATCATGAATCAATTGTAATCACCAACAAACCTGATGGGTTTTATCTTCAGTTAAGAAGAGCCGAAAAAGCAGATAAAGGAGGTGAAGAAAAAGTCTTGTTTGAAACAAAATTAAAAGGAAACGAAGCCTATTTAAAAGTAAATGTAAGTGAACCGAACGGCTTATGCCAGTTCAGTTACAGTGAAAACGGAAAAAAATTCACAAAAGCAGGTGACATCTTTCAGGCAAAACCCGGAAAATGGATTGGCGCTAAAGTCGGTTTATATAGCGTTAGCACAACCAAAGCACCTCGCGGAGGATATGCAGATTTTGACTGGTTTAGAATTACTAAAAATTAG
- a CDS encoding rhamnogalacturonan acetylesterase: MKRKFKIVSFLFVVLLLSSCQSQNNAQKTTAKHNKKVTHIYLIGDSTMADYTGDYEPGKDYMKVRYPITGWGQVFQPYFTKDSLTSLKPAMTTDSVAVIDRAHGGRSTRTFFQEGRWRYVYEHLQPNDYVIMQFGHNDGSEKHTERYVNIEGYKEFLRLFVTQTKQKGANPIILTPVARNYPWKDGKLENVHGEYAQAPIDIAKEMNVPYIDLNRLSMEYFTKKGQDFTTNHYFMNLPENVYEAYPKGQKDNTHFQPEGAKAVASIIYQEFKKVIKTQKK; encoded by the coding sequence ATGAAAAGAAAATTTAAGATAGTTTCATTTTTATTCGTCGTTTTGCTGTTGTCTTCATGTCAATCACAAAACAACGCCCAAAAGACAACGGCAAAACACAATAAAAAAGTCACCCATATTTATCTTATCGGAGATTCCACAATGGCAGATTATACCGGAGATTACGAACCTGGAAAAGATTATATGAAAGTTCGTTATCCGATTACCGGTTGGGGACAGGTTTTTCAGCCCTATTTTACAAAAGACAGTCTGACATCTCTGAAACCCGCGATGACAACAGATTCTGTTGCTGTTATCGACAGAGCTCATGGCGGAAGAAGTACCAGAACATTTTTTCAGGAAGGAAGATGGAGATATGTATATGAACATTTGCAGCCGAACGATTATGTGATCATGCAGTTTGGTCATAATGACGGTTCTGAAAAGCATACAGAACGGTATGTAAATATTGAAGGATATAAAGAATTTTTAAGATTATTTGTAACACAGACAAAACAAAAAGGGGCAAATCCTATAATCTTAACACCCGTTGCCAGAAATTATCCATGGAAAGACGGCAAACTGGAAAATGTACACGGAGAATATGCACAGGCACCGATTGATATTGCTAAAGAAATGAATGTTCCTTACATAGATTTAAACAGATTATCCATGGAATATTTCACCAAAAAGGGACAGGATTTTACAACGAATCACTATTTCATGAATCTCCCTGAGAATGTGTATGAAGCCTATCCAAAGGGTCAAAAAGACAATACCCATTTTCAGCCGGAAGGTGCAAAAGCAGTAGCGTCCATTATTTACCAGGAATTTAAAAAAGTAATTAAAACTCAAAAAAAATAA
- a CDS encoding glycoside hydrolase family 28 protein — protein sequence MKKSLTIIGLVAVMMFSGQTYAQTPDIYKNIEFKMPQVAETSFAANTVSITQYGGIAGGNVKNTEAFKKAIEDLSKKGGGKLVVPRGMWLTGPIELKSNINLHVEEGAFIIFSKDKADYPLVDVSFEGLNTIRCQSPISAKNATNIAITGKGVIDGSGDAWRAIKKSKVSESEWKNIVKSGGLLSSDGKTWFPSESYKKGFESSSSFNVPDKISKDELTTVKDFLRPVMVSLVGCDKVLLDGPTFQNSPAWNLHPLMCTNIILRNLTVRNPWFSQNGDGVDLESCKNVLIYDNTFDVGDDAICIKSGKDQDGRKRGMPTENVIIKNNVVYHGHGGFVIGSEMSGGARNIHVSDCTFIGTDIGLRFKTTRGRGGIVENIYIKNIDMINIPTQTIGFNMFYEGASPVLEDGQKQEGNKAPEKVYPVTEETPVFRNIFFKNINAVNSDEAITLFGLAEMNLKNIVIEDSQFDTRKALTIVDADGIQLKNVKLKYTEGTGATIYNSKNINLSTVKFESANKPVVKVLGSKTGAVLVPKEVISDKNSLSIGKDVAKNAVK from the coding sequence ATGAAGAAGTCTCTTACAATTATCGGTTTAGTAGCAGTCATGATGTTTTCAGGGCAAACGTATGCTCAGACCCCGGATATTTATAAAAACATTGAGTTTAAAATGCCTCAGGTTGCAGAAACTTCATTTGCAGCCAACACCGTTTCCATCACACAGTATGGTGGCATTGCAGGCGGAAATGTAAAAAATACGGAAGCTTTCAAAAAAGCAATCGAAGACCTTAGCAAAAAAGGCGGCGGAAAATTGGTTGTTCCCCGCGGAATGTGGCTAACAGGTCCTATTGAACTAAAAAGCAACATCAATCTTCACGTGGAAGAAGGCGCTTTCATCATTTTCAGTAAAGATAAAGCAGATTACCCTTTGGTTGACGTAAGTTTTGAAGGGTTAAATACCATTCGTTGCCAATCTCCTATTTCTGCGAAAAATGCAACCAATATTGCCATCACAGGAAAAGGGGTAATCGACGGAAGCGGTGATGCGTGGAGAGCCATCAAAAAAAGTAAAGTTTCAGAATCTGAATGGAAAAACATTGTGAAATCAGGTGGATTATTATCTTCAGACGGAAAAACATGGTTCCCTTCAGAAAGTTATAAAAAAGGATTTGAAAGCAGCTCAAGCTTCAATGTTCCTGATAAAATTTCTAAAGATGAATTGACAACAGTTAAAGATTTTCTCCGTCCGGTAATGGTAAGTTTAGTCGGTTGTGATAAAGTGCTGTTAGACGGACCAACTTTCCAGAATTCTCCGGCATGGAATCTTCACCCGTTAATGTGTACCAACATTATTTTAAGAAATCTTACAGTAAGAAATCCATGGTTTTCACAAAATGGAGACGGTGTAGATCTCGAATCATGTAAAAATGTTTTGATTTACGATAATACTTTTGACGTGGGTGATGATGCCATCTGTATAAAATCAGGGAAAGACCAGGATGGCAGAAAAAGAGGAATGCCGACTGAAAATGTAATTATTAAAAACAATGTTGTATACCACGGTCACGGAGGTTTTGTTATCGGAAGTGAAATGTCCGGCGGAGCAAGAAATATCCACGTTTCCGACTGTACCTTCATCGGAACAGACATCGGTCTTCGTTTTAAAACAACCCGTGGAAGAGGTGGAATTGTTGAAAATATTTACATTAAAAATATTGACATGATCAATATTCCGACACAGACAATTGGTTTTAATATGTTCTACGAAGGAGCTTCTCCGGTATTGGAGGACGGACAAAAACAGGAAGGTAACAAGGCCCCTGAAAAAGTATATCCGGTAACAGAAGAAACACCGGTTTTCAGAAATATTTTCTTTAAAAACATCAATGCCGTTAATTCTGATGAAGCCATTACATTATTCGGGTTAGCAGAAATGAATCTTAAAAATATTGTCATTGAAGATTCGCAGTTTGATACGAGAAAAGCATTAACAATTGTAGACGCAGACGGCATTCAATTGAAAAATGTAAAACTGAAATATACAGAAGGAACGGGAGCAACCATTTACAACAGTAAAAACATCAATCTTTCAACGGTGAAGTTTGAATCTGCCAATAAACCTGTTGTGAAAGTCTTAGGAAGCAAAACGGGAGCTGTATTGGTTCCTAAAGAAGTGATATCCGATAAAAATTCACTTTCCATCGGAAAAGATGTAGCGAAAAACGCAGTTAAATAA
- a CDS encoding alpha/beta hydrolase: MNFNRKHTYISIFFVGTMAFGQVNRPNATPYTNEATYEKLKKKYPFITPIDRPVPQNIGVDKDVKYTNINGLSLKADIYYPLDTSKKHPGIAMVHGGGWVSGSKENEKFMAMELASKGYIVIAIGYRLADVAKYPAGVEDIETGIQWLKKNHSIYSLDKKKMVVLGESAGAQIATLVGVRKKIKVQAIVNVDGVVSFVHEESGKEGTYDAYWLGYQQKDNPKIWKEASPLEYVDKNTPPTLFINSSQPRFHAGRDDMMKKLKSYNIPTEFHEIKDTPHSFWSAEPWFTETLNLTVDFLNKVLK; this comes from the coding sequence ATGAATTTTAACAGAAAACATACTTATATTTCTATTTTTTTTGTAGGGACAATGGCATTTGGGCAGGTAAACAGACCGAATGCTACTCCTTACACCAATGAAGCGACATATGAAAAATTAAAGAAAAAATATCCTTTTATCACACCTATCGACCGGCCTGTTCCACAAAACATTGGAGTTGATAAAGATGTAAAATATACCAATATCAACGGACTTTCGTTAAAAGCTGACATCTACTATCCTCTCGATACATCAAAAAAACATCCGGGAATTGCAATGGTTCACGGGGGTGGCTGGGTCTCGGGAAGTAAGGAGAATGAAAAATTTATGGCAATGGAGCTGGCTTCAAAAGGTTATATAGTAATTGCTATCGGATACCGGTTGGCAGATGTTGCAAAATATCCTGCCGGGGTTGAAGATATTGAAACGGGCATTCAATGGTTGAAGAAAAATCATTCAATATATTCTTTAGACAAAAAGAAAATGGTGGTTTTGGGTGAATCTGCCGGAGCACAGATCGCCACTTTAGTCGGTGTCAGGAAAAAGATTAAAGTACAGGCTATCGTCAATGTAGACGGCGTTGTTTCATTTGTTCATGAAGAATCCGGAAAAGAAGGAACCTACGATGCTTATTGGCTGGGTTATCAGCAAAAAGACAATCCTAAAATCTGGAAAGAAGCCTCACCCTTGGAGTATGTGGATAAAAATACACCTCCTACCCTTTTCATCAACAGTTCGCAGCCACGTTTTCATGCAGGAAGAGACGATATGATGAAAAAACTGAAGAGCTATAATATACCGACTGAGTTTCATGAAATCAAAGATACCCCGCATTCTTTCTGGTCGGCAGAACCCTGGTTTACAGAAACATTGAATTTAACGGTTGACTTTTTAAATAAAGTTTTGAAATAG
- a CDS encoding pectinesterase family protein has translation MRKLFLILFISMANFLFAGNDPYIKIIVAKDGSGDFTSIQKAINSIRDLGPAEALVFIKSGTYNEKVVIPSSKHKITLEGENKDNTIITNNDFSGKLNSFNEKMTTFNSYTLSVMGDEIKISNLTIQNSSCNEGQAVSLHVEGDRFMIKNSNILGCQDTIYSATNHSRQYFENCYIEGTTDFIFGQATVVFKNCTIKSLADSYITAAATEADRKYGFVFFDCKLIAKEGITKVYLGRPWRPYAKTVFINTEMGKHILPEGWNPWKGDKMFPDKEKTTYYAESGSKGEGGNISKRVSWSHQLTKKDLKNYTLEKIFDGWKPTMSNKS, from the coding sequence ATGAGAAAATTATTTTTAATTCTGTTCATATCGATGGCAAATTTTCTCTTTGCAGGAAATGATCCTTACATAAAAATTATCGTAGCCAAAGACGGAAGCGGAGATTTCACATCCATTCAAAAAGCGATCAATTCTATCAGAGATTTAGGTCCGGCAGAAGCTTTAGTTTTTATTAAATCCGGAACGTATAATGAAAAAGTTGTTATTCCCTCTTCAAAACATAAAATCACATTAGAAGGCGAAAATAAAGACAACACAATCATCACTAACAATGATTTTTCAGGAAAATTGAATTCTTTTAATGAAAAGATGACAACCTTCAATTCTTACACTTTATCAGTGATGGGTGATGAAATTAAAATCAGTAACCTGACGATTCAAAATTCTTCGTGTAATGAAGGACAGGCAGTTTCTCTCCATGTGGAAGGTGACCGTTTTATGATTAAAAACTCAAATATTCTGGGCTGTCAGGATACCATTTATTCCGCAACCAACCACAGCAGGCAATATTTCGAAAACTGCTATATCGAAGGAACAACAGATTTTATTTTCGGACAGGCAACGGTTGTTTTTAAAAATTGTACGATTAAAAGCTTAGCCGATTCTTACATCACCGCAGCTGCAACAGAAGCCGACAGAAAGTATGGCTTTGTCTTTTTCGACTGTAAATTAATCGCCAAAGAAGGCATTACAAAAGTTTATTTGGGAAGACCCTGGAGACCTTACGCCAAAACCGTTTTCATTAACACCGAAATGGGAAAACACATCCTTCCCGAAGGCTGGAATCCCTGGAAAGGCGACAAAATGTTTCCTGATAAAGAAAAGACCACTTATTATGCAGAATCTGGCAGCAAAGGGGAAGGAGGAAATATCTCCAAACGGGTAAGCTGGTCACATCAGCTGACGAAAAAAGATTTGAAAAATTATACTTTAGAAAAAATTTTTGATGGTTGGAAACCAACCATGAGTAATAAGTCTTGA
- a CDS encoding rhamnogalacturonan acetylesterase produces the protein MKKLLLIVYICLATFVFAQQKPTLFLIGDSTMANKENPDKNPEHGWGQVLPQFLTTGIEIQNHAMNGRSSKSFRTEGRWDKVEKQLKKGDFVIIQFGHNDQKLKDSTKFTNPYTQYRANLERYVNEARAKGANPILMTSIVRRNFNENGVLIDTHKEYPLVVRMVANDLKVPFVDMQLLTEQLEVSYGPENSKKLHLHYKEGEDPYYPKGKDDDTHLSTLGAESVAKLALKNLKSLKIGLEKYIK, from the coding sequence ATGAAAAAACTACTTTTAATAGTATACATTTGCTTAGCAACATTCGTATTTGCTCAACAAAAGCCAACCCTATTCCTCATCGGCGATTCTACTATGGCCAACAAAGAAAATCCGGATAAAAATCCAGAACACGGTTGGGGACAGGTTCTGCCACAGTTTTTAACAACAGGAATTGAAATTCAGAATCATGCGATGAACGGCAGAAGTTCAAAAAGCTTCCGGACTGAAGGCAGATGGGATAAAGTTGAAAAACAGTTAAAAAAAGGTGATTTTGTTATTATTCAGTTTGGCCATAATGACCAGAAATTAAAAGATTCCACGAAATTCACCAATCCTTATACGCAATACAGAGCCAATCTGGAAAGATATGTGAACGAAGCCAGAGCAAAAGGAGCCAACCCCATTCTGATGACTTCTATTGTAAGAAGAAATTTCAATGAAAACGGAGTTTTGATTGATACCCATAAAGAATACCCTTTAGTGGTAAGAATGGTGGCCAATGATCTGAAAGTTCCGTTTGTAGATATGCAGTTACTGACAGAACAACTGGAAGTTTCTTACGGTCCTGAAAATTCAAAAAAACTACATCTGCATTACAAAGAAGGAGAAGATCCTTACTATCCGAAAGGAAAAGACGATGATACTCATTTATCAACATTAGGCGCAGAATCAGTTGCAAAACTGGCGTTGAAGAATTTGAAGAGTTTAAAAATCGGCTTGGAGAAATATATTAAATAG
- a CDS encoding cupin domain-containing protein produces the protein MKFKKEPFFDGNSEWEDLGAGVSRQFVGYNSQVMMVIVKFEKDAIGALHQHFHSQITYVASGKFEVTVNGETKILQQGDGFFAQPNIFHGVKCLEAGQLIDAFTPFREDFLKD, from the coding sequence ATGAAATTCAAAAAAGAACCCTTCTTCGATGGTAATTCAGAATGGGAAGATTTAGGAGCCGGAGTTTCCAGACAATTTGTGGGTTACAATTCTCAGGTGATGATGGTGATTGTAAAGTTTGAAAAAGATGCAATCGGAGCTTTGCACCAGCATTTTCATTCGCAGATTACCTATGTTGCTTCAGGAAAGTTTGAAGTAACAGTTAATGGTGAAACAAAAATTTTACAGCAAGGTGACGGATTTTTCGCGCAGCCCAATATTTTTCATGGAGTGAAATGTCTGGAAGCGGGACAGCTAATTGATGCTTTTACACCGTTTAGAGAGGATTTTCTTAAAGATTAA
- a CDS encoding alpha/beta hydrolase, which produces MKKIAFLLLIFFTLHLSAQEKIMVWPKGQMPNSKGLPLKTEEKDGRIIQIKETELFAFLPPKEERKQMAVIVIPGGGYYKLTYDLGGYQIAKWFNTQGISAFVLNYRLPTSPDLKQKEIAPLQDIQAAIKYLRKNAEQYGISPEKIGVIGTSAGGHLAASVSNISTDYTELKEDWTSIPTIPNFAILVSPVIDLGEFAHVGSRNSLLGENASPEKIKEYSMQNRVTEKTPPTILFHAQNDKTVPVMNSILYYQEMIKNKVKGAMFIFPEGEHKIGITNKSELTDNWKKLCSDWLKTINNK; this is translated from the coding sequence ATGAAAAAAATTGCATTCTTGCTATTAATTTTCTTCACGCTTCATTTATCCGCACAGGAAAAAATCATGGTCTGGCCAAAAGGTCAGATGCCAAATTCTAAAGGGTTGCCCTTAAAAACAGAAGAAAAAGACGGAAGAATCATACAGATAAAAGAAACCGAGCTTTTTGCTTTTTTACCTCCAAAAGAAGAAAGAAAACAGATGGCTGTGATCGTCATTCCCGGCGGTGGATATTACAAACTCACTTATGATTTGGGCGGTTATCAGATCGCAAAATGGTTCAATACCCAAGGAATTTCGGCCTTTGTTTTAAATTATCGGCTGCCGACTTCTCCAGACCTGAAACAAAAAGAAATTGCTCCGTTACAGGATATCCAGGCAGCCATAAAATATCTCAGAAAAAATGCTGAGCAGTACGGCATTTCGCCGGAAAAGATCGGGGTCATCGGAACTTCTGCAGGTGGACATTTGGCAGCATCTGTGAGCAATATTTCTACAGATTATACCGAATTAAAAGAAGATTGGACTTCAATTCCTACGATTCCCAATTTTGCGATTCTGGTCTCTCCGGTTATTGATTTAGGGGAATTTGCTCATGTTGGAAGCAGAAATAGTTTACTTGGTGAAAATGCTTCTCCTGAAAAAATCAAAGAATATTCAATGCAAAACCGGGTAACGGAAAAAACTCCGCCCACCATTTTATTTCATGCCCAAAATGATAAAACCGTTCCTGTGATGAACAGTATTTTATACTATCAGGAAATGATAAAAAATAAAGTGAAGGGAGCAATGTTTATTTTTCCTGAAGGTGAACATAAAATCGGAATTACGAATAAATCTGAACTGACGGATAACTGGAAAAAATTATGTTCAGACTGGCTTAAAACCATTAACAATAAGTAA